The Desulfatitalea tepidiphila genome window below encodes:
- a CDS encoding HAD family hydrolase, whose protein sequence is MHLFFDLDGTLTDPFEGITRCIAHALAVMGRPCPPLAELRWCIGPPLRKSLAVLLGTDDDKLVEEAVSAYRERFGAVGLFENRVYDGIPEMLQTLSSFSHTLYVATAKPWIFAERIVDHFGLSGHFKSIYGCELDGARGDKASLIAHILDAESIDSSETAMIGDREHDIIGAKANRIPAFGVLWGYGTRDELEASGARACFGSPREIPTAFNGKSDSKSLSFPSSSAADRAGPTGKGAPVYWDRPRPGSRRR, encoded by the coding sequence ATGCATCTCTTTTTCGATCTCGACGGCACGCTGACCGACCCATTTGAAGGGATTACCCGCTGCATCGCGCATGCCTTGGCGGTCATGGGTCGGCCGTGCCCCCCGCTTGCCGAGCTGCGCTGGTGCATCGGGCCACCGCTCAGGAAAAGCCTGGCGGTGCTGCTCGGCACGGATGATGATAAACTGGTCGAAGAGGCGGTTTCTGCTTATCGGGAGCGGTTCGGTGCGGTCGGCCTGTTTGAAAATCGGGTCTACGACGGCATCCCCGAAATGCTTCAAACCCTCTCAAGCTTCAGCCACACGCTATATGTGGCCACCGCCAAGCCATGGATTTTCGCCGAACGAATTGTCGATCATTTCGGCCTCAGCGGCCACTTCAAAAGCATCTACGGCTGCGAACTCGATGGCGCACGGGGCGATAAGGCGAGTTTGATCGCCCACATCCTGGATGCTGAATCCATCGATTCGTCCGAAACCGCAATGATCGGGGATCGCGAGCACGACATCATCGGGGCAAAGGCAAACAGGATTCCCGCCTTCGGCGTGCTCTGGGGGTACGGCACCAGGGACGAGTTGGAAGCCTCGGGTGCACGCGCCTGTTTCGGAAGTCCGCGGGAAATCCCAACCGCCTTCAATGGAAAGTCCGATTCCAAATCGCTGTCATTCCCTTCGAGCAGCGCCGCGGACAGGGCGGGCCCAACCGGTAAAGGGGCGCCAGTCTATTGGGATCGACCCCGGCCAGGCAGCCGGCGGCGATGA
- a CDS encoding Hcp family type VI secretion system effector, which translates to MPTPAYLTIQGASQGHITEGAFTITSVGNVYQEGHEDEILIQGFKHEVTVPTDPQSGQPTGQRVHRPLVVTKVFDKSSPMLYTALCSGEKLNTCTLKWFRTDPSGTQEHYFTIELEDAIITDITAHMPNCQDPGMVHFTHLEEVSFTYRSITWTHEAAGTSGSDDWRSPKE; encoded by the coding sequence ATGCCGACCCCAGCTTACCTGACCATCCAAGGCGCCAGCCAGGGCCACATCACCGAAGGCGCTTTTACCATCACCAGTGTGGGAAACGTCTACCAGGAGGGCCACGAAGACGAAATCCTGATCCAGGGATTCAAACACGAGGTGACCGTACCGACCGATCCGCAGAGCGGGCAGCCTACCGGCCAACGCGTGCACCGACCCCTGGTCGTCACCAAGGTGTTCGACAAATCTTCGCCCATGCTCTACACGGCACTCTGCTCGGGCGAAAAGCTCAACACCTGCACGCTCAAATGGTTCCGGACAGATCCGTCCGGCACTCAGGAGCACTACTTCACCATCGAGCTCGAAGACGCGATCATCACCGACATCACAGCGCACATGCCCAATTGCCAGGACCCGGGAATGGTCCACTTCACCCATCTGGAAGAAGTCTCCTTCACCTACCGAAGCATCACCTGGACCCATGAAGCGGCCGGAACCTCGGGCTCGGACGACTGGCGGTCACCCAAAGAGTAA
- a CDS encoding GlsB/YeaQ/YmgE family stress response membrane protein translates to MGILSWIVMGLIVGVLAKFIMPGKDPGGIIITILLGIGGAFVGGFIGSSLGLGPVTGFNIGSIVLATGGAILLLVVYRAIKKK, encoded by the coding sequence ATGGGAATTCTGTCTTGGATTGTCATGGGCTTGATCGTTGGGGTGCTCGCCAAGTTCATCATGCCGGGCAAAGACCCGGGAGGGATCATCATCACCATTTTGCTTGGCATAGGCGGCGCTTTCGTAGGCGGATTCATTGGATCCTCTCTGGGGCTCGGGCCGGTCACCGGTTTTAATATCGGCAGCATCGTCCTGGCCACAGGCGGCGCCATTCTGCTGCTGGTCGTGTATCGCGCCATCAAGAAGAAATAA
- a CDS encoding anthranilate synthase component II — protein sequence MKLLVIDNYDSFTYNLVQMFRQYPLTVEVYRSDAIDLDRSEALGPDYILISPGPKDPASAGISMDLIRHWYQRVPILGVCLGMQCLNEVFGGRTVPARHPMHGKTSPVTHFGKGIFAGLPNPFRAARYHSLAVSPAPAALEKELVISARSDDYTIMGMCHQRYPLCGVQFHPESFLTEHGFTLVENFLKLGPMENPHDQRIAH from the coding sequence GTGAAGCTGCTGGTTATCGACAACTACGATTCGTTCACCTACAACCTGGTGCAGATGTTTCGCCAGTACCCGTTGACGGTGGAGGTCTATCGCAGCGACGCCATCGATCTGGACCGTTCCGAAGCCCTCGGGCCCGATTATATACTGATCAGCCCCGGACCCAAGGATCCGGCCAGCGCCGGCATCTCCATGGACCTGATCCGGCACTGGTACCAACGTGTTCCCATTCTGGGGGTCTGCCTGGGAATGCAGTGCCTCAACGAAGTGTTCGGCGGCCGCACCGTTCCGGCCCGCCACCCCATGCACGGCAAGACCAGCCCGGTCACCCACTTCGGCAAAGGAATCTTCGCCGGTTTGCCCAATCCCTTTCGCGCGGCCCGCTATCACAGCCTGGCCGTATCGCCGGCTCCCGCGGCGCTGGAGAAAGAACTGGTTATCTCCGCCCGCAGCGACGATTACACCATCATGGGGATGTGCCACCAGCGATACCCACTGTGCGGCGTGCAATTCCACCCGGAAAGTTTTCTCACCGAACACGGCTTCACCCTGGTGGAAAACTTTCTCAAACTCGGACCCATGGAAAATCCCCATGACCAACGCATCGCCCACTAA
- a CDS encoding type VI secretion system Vgr family protein: protein MAGHTASNQSRFHFRAGGISFRVAAFKAREDLSELYRVELNLAVEEEIETDAALGHSGLLTIDSNDGDRFFHGVVYLCRHTGRSGRFHLYDALLMPQAALLDLRHDCRIFQDLDVPGIVAQVFEEAGITPEAYVFRLQEKYIRRNYCVQYRESDLHFIRRLLAEEGIFFFFEHGRDQHRMVFGDGTVCYPPLPDGEPISLNPGGGLSADRETILTIQHERRITSGRYTQRDFNFKKPALDLTTGDQCDRFARLERYDYPGIYALPENGRRLARVRLEQTVMTRRTIKGQGVVARFVPGFTFHLDSGDSAGDFLLQSIVHRGEQPQVLAERSDHGRGTRYINDFEALPADVPFRPAPMQKPTVPGVQTAIVSGPKDEEIYTDRYGRVKVRFHWDRRGRSGDRSSCWLRVSQSWAGTGWGSMFIPRIGQEVVVDFLEGDPDRPLITGRAFHGENPPPYDLPAHKSISTFKSLCTPGGGGFNEIRFEDRHAQEHIFVHAQRDMDLQVNNDRRTRVGANAHTRIEKDVIEAIAGDAHLTVHADSIQQVDGSVSQTVGRDRQERVAGHYGLASDRQIHIDAGTELLISAGKTLTLKAGAGFMTIDADGVSLVGPRIKLNSGGSPGTGRGCIVQAPRQPQEVIGALPGQTDGPPAAGRDSHGKASPDDVAMEPNRKNDCNLPDVENLSACFQHAKTLADSKIDLSAWLQTGYDIDGPTRMTKPGPLDSSFNAIWNRDVPTGEYGLRLNGFCLDAEAIKGSQGMETQDKCDDS, encoded by the coding sequence ATGGCCGGTCACACGGCATCCAATCAATCCCGCTTTCACTTCCGGGCCGGCGGCATCTCTTTTAGGGTGGCCGCCTTCAAGGCCCGGGAGGACCTGTCCGAGTTGTACCGTGTGGAGTTGAATCTGGCCGTCGAAGAAGAGATCGAAACGGATGCGGCCTTGGGCCATAGCGGTCTGCTGACCATCGACAGCAACGATGGCGATCGGTTCTTCCATGGCGTCGTATACCTCTGCCGGCACACCGGTCGATCGGGACGGTTCCATCTTTACGACGCTCTGCTGATGCCACAGGCCGCCCTGCTCGATCTGCGCCACGACTGCCGGATCTTCCAGGATCTGGATGTGCCCGGTATCGTGGCCCAGGTCTTCGAGGAGGCCGGCATCACTCCAGAGGCCTATGTCTTCCGTCTTCAAGAGAAGTATATCCGGCGAAATTATTGTGTACAGTACCGCGAAAGCGATCTGCATTTCATCCGCCGCCTGCTGGCCGAAGAAGGCATCTTCTTTTTCTTCGAACACGGCCGGGATCAGCATCGGATGGTCTTTGGCGACGGCACGGTGTGTTATCCCCCCCTTCCCGACGGAGAACCGATATCGCTGAACCCTGGAGGCGGTCTATCGGCCGACCGGGAGACCATCCTGACGATCCAGCACGAGCGACGCATCACGAGCGGCCGCTATACCCAGCGCGATTTCAACTTCAAAAAGCCGGCCCTTGACCTCACCACCGGCGATCAGTGCGACCGCTTCGCCCGCCTCGAACGCTACGATTATCCCGGCATCTATGCACTGCCCGAAAATGGCCGCCGACTGGCTAGGGTACGCCTGGAGCAGACGGTGATGACCCGCCGCACGATCAAGGGGCAGGGCGTGGTGGCCCGCTTTGTTCCCGGGTTTACGTTCCATTTGGACAGCGGCGATAGTGCAGGAGATTTTCTGCTCCAGTCGATCGTTCACCGCGGCGAGCAGCCCCAGGTGCTGGCCGAACGAAGCGACCATGGCCGGGGCACCCGATATATCAACGACTTCGAGGCGCTGCCCGCCGATGTGCCTTTCCGACCCGCACCTATGCAAAAGCCTACGGTTCCGGGTGTCCAGACCGCCATCGTCTCCGGACCCAAAGACGAAGAAATTTACACCGACCGGTACGGGCGGGTAAAGGTCCGTTTTCACTGGGACCGCCGGGGTCGGTCCGGCGATCGCAGCTCGTGCTGGTTGCGGGTGAGCCAGAGCTGGGCCGGCACGGGCTGGGGCAGCATGTTCATCCCGCGCATTGGCCAGGAGGTGGTGGTCGACTTCCTCGAAGGCGACCCGGATCGCCCCCTGATCACCGGCCGGGCCTTTCACGGCGAAAATCCGCCACCCTACGACCTGCCCGCCCACAAAAGCATCTCTACGTTCAAAAGCCTCTGTACACCGGGCGGCGGTGGCTTTAACGAAATCCGTTTCGAGGATCGACATGCGCAAGAACACATCTTCGTCCATGCCCAGCGGGACATGGACCTGCAAGTAAACAACGACCGACGCACCCGCGTGGGCGCCAATGCCCACACTCGCATCGAAAAGGATGTGATCGAAGCGATTGCGGGCGACGCCCACCTCACAGTTCACGCCGACAGCATCCAGCAGGTCGACGGCAGCGTGTCCCAAACCGTCGGCCGCGACCGTCAGGAGAGGGTCGCCGGCCATTACGGCCTGGCCAGCGATCGCCAGATCCATATCGACGCCGGCACCGAATTGTTGATTTCGGCCGGCAAGACCCTGACCCTCAAGGCCGGGGCCGGATTCATGACCATCGATGCGGACGGGGTGTCGCTGGTCGGCCCCCGCATCAAGCTCAACAGCGGTGGCAGCCCGGGAACGGGCCGCGGCTGTATTGTCCAGGCCCCGCGGCAGCCCCAGGAGGTGATCGGGGCGTTGCCCGGCCAAACCGATGGTCCACCGGCCGCCGGAAGAGATTCACACGGGAAAGCGTCACCCGATGATGTGGCCATGGAACCGAATCGGAAAAACGACTGCAACCTGCCCGATGTCGAAAACCTGTCGGCTTGCTTTCAGCATGCAAAGACCCTGGCCGATTCCAAAATCGATCTGTCCGCATGGTTGCAAACAGGCTATGACATCGACGGCCCGACGCGGATGACAAAACCCGGGCCGCTCGATTCGTCTTTCAACGCCATCTGGAACCGGGACGTGCCGACTGGAGAGTATGGCCTGCGCCTGAATGGTTTTTGCCTTGATGCGGAGGCGATCAAGGGATCTCAAGGGATGGAAACACAGGACAAATGCGATGATTCATGA
- a CDS encoding alpha/beta hydrolase, translating into MIHERIHRIDIGWQDLFKPIQGLKTAPENDPLINQIAIRKETLPIILVPGIMGSRLKQAAGGDKVWDPDAKGFMLIKYGRIFITPEDRKKYLIGDTIYSDGFLVVDPDNAEVPEPGRDRGWGTVAWQHYGSLLGALAGHEWPATLDVCFDLPVYAFGYNWTDSSHASGRALADYIDRVIDEQGRIQPCRQVILVTHSMGGLVARSACKLHGAESKVLGVLHGAQPAFGAPAAYQRIKHGFRELDGSLWDWLCHPIRKISDTLTERVLGDEGPEVTLLMAHMPGGLELLPTRAYRTNEGRAEWLHYRGRHGHSLDLPRRGDPYDEIYGAKEAPFRLIDPRWLGEKTSRKNSRHTSEDKSAWHNFSFNLNKAKVFHENLGNYAHPETYQFYGTALETPDRIEIGCQKFSGRQLFDLQHLEGKHFFEFRDAHNQVIDTDRDMYLDDPAAFEIPNRWHTESIWAYAVSPPTGSGDGTVPDASGRALAARPSFYDKGPDGTVSIDADDENDHARTHDRIFNTATARHITIKVIENLCKAKIRHETGA; encoded by the coding sequence ATGATTCATGAGCGCATCCACCGTATCGACATCGGGTGGCAGGATCTGTTCAAGCCGATCCAGGGACTCAAGACCGCACCGGAGAATGATCCATTGATCAATCAGATCGCCATCCGCAAGGAGACCCTGCCCATCATCCTGGTTCCCGGCATCATGGGCAGCCGTCTCAAACAAGCCGCGGGTGGGGATAAGGTGTGGGATCCGGATGCCAAGGGATTCATGCTGATAAAGTATGGGCGGATTTTTATCACCCCCGAGGATCGCAAAAAGTATCTCATCGGGGATACAATTTACAGCGATGGTTTCCTGGTCGTCGATCCGGACAACGCCGAAGTGCCCGAACCGGGAAGAGATCGCGGATGGGGCACGGTGGCCTGGCAGCATTACGGCAGCCTGCTCGGCGCCCTGGCCGGCCACGAGTGGCCCGCGACTTTGGATGTCTGCTTCGACCTTCCGGTGTACGCCTTCGGCTACAACTGGACCGATTCCAGCCACGCCTCGGGCCGGGCCCTGGCGGACTACATCGACCGGGTGATCGATGAACAGGGCCGGATCCAGCCCTGCCGGCAGGTGATCCTGGTGACCCACTCCATGGGCGGGCTGGTGGCCCGCTCGGCCTGCAAGCTGCACGGCGCCGAATCCAAAGTGCTGGGGGTGCTGCACGGCGCCCAGCCCGCCTTCGGGGCCCCGGCCGCCTACCAGCGCATCAAGCACGGGTTCCGGGAGCTGGACGGCTCGCTGTGGGACTGGCTGTGCCATCCGATCCGCAAGATCTCCGACACGCTCACCGAACGGGTGCTGGGCGACGAAGGCCCTGAGGTGACCCTGCTCATGGCCCACATGCCCGGCGGCCTGGAGCTGCTGCCCACCCGGGCGTACCGCACCAACGAGGGCCGCGCCGAGTGGCTGCACTACCGGGGCCGCCACGGCCACAGCCTCGATCTGCCCCGCCGGGGCGATCCCTACGACGAAATCTACGGCGCCAAAGAGGCCCCCTTTCGCTTGATCGATCCCCGGTGGCTGGGAGAAAAAACCAGTCGCAAAAACAGCCGCCATACAAGTGAAGACAAAAGTGCGTGGCACAATTTCTCCTTCAATTTAAACAAGGCCAAGGTATTCCATGAGAATCTCGGCAACTACGCCCATCCCGAAACCTACCAGTTTTACGGTACGGCGCTCGAAACCCCAGATCGCATCGAAATCGGCTGCCAGAAGTTTTCCGGCCGGCAGCTCTTCGACCTGCAGCATCTGGAGGGCAAGCACTTTTTCGAGTTCCGCGACGCGCACAACCAGGTGATCGATACCGATCGCGATATGTATCTGGACGATCCGGCGGCCTTCGAGATCCCCAACCGCTGGCACACCGAATCGATCTGGGCTTACGCGGTATCGCCGCCCACAGGCTCGGGCGACGGCACGGTGCCCGACGCATCGGGCCGTGCCCTGGCCGCCCGCCCCAGTTTTTACGACAAGGGCCCCGACGGAACGGTGTCCATCGATGCCGACGATGAAAACGACCATGCCCGAACCCACGACCGGATCTTTAACACGGCGACGGCCCGGCACATCACGATAAAGGTGATTGAAAACCTATGCAAAGCCAAGATCAGACACGAAACCGGCGCATGA
- the pabB gene encoding aminodeoxychorismate synthase component I, translated as MTNASPTKPPIPPATLTGVHVQPYPLKMPFIDLAARFAHLPGTVVLLSGGEQDSARHHLLGIDPWMTLRSRKNRMALSLDDRSFELSGSASDLLRQIVDTVRLPEGDWPGPLAAGLMGYLAYDLKDDIERLPKTSVDDLRLPHMLLTAPSLVVVHDRKTESTRLMVPLRREPETDAVRIVSRFHDAVNTFPVESEAFTIGAQGPSANFTADGYRTAVQRIIDYIGAGDVYQVNLSQRFSVPFQGSAFAYFRRLFTLNPAPFFAFVQAGDHQIVSTSPERFLLQNGRRVETRPIKGTRPRGGTAEKDEAMRRELLESPKDDAELSMIVDLLRNDIGKVCRAGSVTVAHHKRLEAYDNVYHLVSIIEGELDEDRNSADLIRAAFPGGSITGCPKVRAMEIIDELEPCRRHVYCGSIGYISFHDTMDLSIAIRTATITGGSLCFSVGGGIVFDSDPQAEYEETLHKGRTLMAACQNECTLPAPETIVWHNGRLMRAADTRVSIADQGLLYGFGLFETIRVDRGAVPLLDGHVARFDRSWRALMPDDPPDLTWADVIAQVVAANDLSRRCAAVKILATRGSRDRAPWDHALFVTARPYSHRLKTLNTPGIRLGTFPHPRQSPLAGHKTLNYLYYLKGGQWARENGYDEALVLNPDGSVSETHTANLLIVNSAEVIRPASPTVLPGVMAEAACRLLAQWGYRIHETIVRPEMLLQADQVLAANALMGTVPVIGVDNKVRPEGGDLWRRVNDAILPHWNAD; from the coding sequence ATGACCAACGCATCGCCCACTAAACCGCCGATCCCTCCGGCCACCCTGACCGGCGTGCACGTGCAGCCTTACCCGCTGAAAATGCCGTTCATCGATCTGGCCGCACGCTTCGCCCATCTGCCCGGTACGGTCGTGTTGCTCAGCGGCGGCGAGCAGGACAGTGCCCGCCACCATCTTCTGGGTATCGATCCCTGGATGACGCTGCGAAGCCGCAAAAACCGCATGGCCCTCAGCCTCGACGATCGCTCCTTTGAACTCTCCGGTTCGGCCAGCGATCTGCTTCGCCAGATCGTCGACACGGTGCGGCTGCCCGAGGGCGATTGGCCCGGCCCTCTGGCCGCCGGGCTGATGGGCTACCTGGCCTACGATCTCAAGGACGACATCGAACGGCTGCCCAAAACCAGCGTGGACGACCTGCGACTGCCGCACATGCTGTTAACGGCGCCGTCCCTCGTCGTGGTGCATGATCGAAAAACCGAATCGACCCGGCTGATGGTCCCGTTGCGCCGGGAACCCGAAACCGATGCGGTTCGCATCGTGTCCCGATTCCATGACGCCGTGAACACATTCCCGGTGGAGAGCGAAGCCTTTACCATCGGAGCTCAAGGCCCCTCCGCCAATTTCACGGCCGACGGGTACCGCACTGCGGTGCAGCGGATCATCGACTATATCGGTGCCGGCGATGTCTACCAGGTCAACCTCTCCCAGCGATTCAGCGTGCCATTTCAGGGCAGTGCCTTTGCCTACTTCCGGCGGCTTTTCACCCTGAACCCGGCCCCCTTTTTCGCGTTCGTCCAAGCCGGCGACCACCAGATCGTCTCCACCTCGCCCGAACGCTTCCTGCTGCAAAACGGCCGCCGTGTAGAAACCCGGCCGATCAAAGGGACGCGCCCGCGCGGCGGCACGGCCGAAAAGGACGAGGCCATGCGCCGGGAACTGCTCGAGAGCCCGAAAGACGATGCCGAGCTGTCGATGATCGTCGACCTACTGCGCAACGACATCGGCAAAGTGTGCCGGGCCGGCAGCGTCACGGTGGCCCATCACAAACGCCTGGAGGCCTACGACAATGTCTACCACCTGGTCTCGATCATCGAAGGCGAACTGGATGAAGACCGGAACAGCGCGGATCTGATCCGGGCTGCCTTTCCCGGCGGTTCGATCACCGGCTGCCCCAAGGTTCGCGCCATGGAGATCATCGACGAACTGGAGCCCTGCCGGCGACATGTCTATTGCGGCAGTATCGGCTATATCAGCTTCCACGACACCATGGATCTGTCCATCGCCATCCGCACGGCAACGATCACCGGCGGATCGCTCTGCTTCTCCGTGGGCGGCGGCATCGTCTTCGACTCCGACCCCCAGGCCGAATACGAAGAGACCCTTCACAAGGGCCGAACCCTTATGGCCGCGTGCCAGAACGAATGCACGCTGCCGGCGCCCGAGACCATCGTGTGGCACAACGGTCGACTGATGCGTGCGGCGGATACCCGCGTCTCCATCGCCGACCAGGGCCTGCTCTATGGCTTCGGCCTCTTCGAAACCATACGGGTGGATCGCGGCGCCGTCCCACTGCTCGACGGCCACGTGGCCCGCTTCGACCGCAGTTGGCGCGCCCTGATGCCCGACGACCCGCCCGACCTGACATGGGCCGACGTCATTGCCCAGGTGGTCGCCGCCAATGACCTGTCCCGACGCTGCGCCGCCGTTAAAATTCTGGCCACCCGCGGCAGCCGCGATCGAGCGCCCTGGGACCATGCCCTGTTCGTGACCGCGCGACCCTACAGCCACCGGCTGAAGACGCTGAACACACCCGGCATCAGACTAGGCACCTTCCCCCACCCACGCCAGAGCCCCCTGGCCGGCCACAAGACCCTCAACTATCTTTACTACCTGAAAGGCGGTCAATGGGCCAGGGAGAACGGATACGACGAAGCACTGGTGCTCAATCCGGACGGAAGCGTTTCGGAGACACACACCGCCAATCTTCTGATCGTAAACAGCGCCGAAGTGATCCGCCCCGCATCGCCGACCGTCCTGCCAGGCGTGATGGCCGAAGCCGCCTGCCGGCTGCTGGCTCAGTGGGGATATCGTATCCACGAAACCATCGTCCGGCCCGAAATGCTGCTTCAGGCCGACCAGGTACTCGCCGCCAATGCCCTGATGGGGACCGTGCCGGTCATCGGCGTCGATAACAAGGTCCGCCCCGAAGGCGGAGATCTCTGGCGACGAGTCAACGACGCGATTCTTCCCCATTGGAACGCAGACTGA
- a CDS encoding T6SS immunity protein Tli4 family protein, with product MSPIFCRWAAALATVAIMAGCAPTNRNQPMHRFNEHTRTCGVGRFVVDIPAAMTFSGGYSFQGRKIEEIVWQDKEDPLNTWNHHIEKINRREAPKGVSSALIEEREIAGIGVWCKTVLYFNEPLDPHYGAMDLLLNTGPTGLWIKAWDKKLSAKETIYEISTDIARAYRAPEKRFNRVEVVDGRDAFYLRYGAVDLPFEYKESVDIVFREHALDDRLKIHIMTWVVHEENKIGLLERAANSLMMKLVGDLKIEKLRSGQRTVAGLPGEELIERFTENGRNTLSFTWMHLGKKDSAHWPRVVVDMESRDGHLEEKLYLWDALLDSMCAAGRQDR from the coding sequence ATGAGCCCCATCTTTTGCAGATGGGCGGCCGCCCTGGCAACAGTTGCCATCATGGCCGGCTGCGCCCCAACGAACAGGAACCAACCCATGCACCGTTTCAACGAACACACGCGCACCTGCGGCGTCGGCCGCTTTGTCGTCGACATCCCTGCCGCCATGACCTTTTCCGGCGGATACTCTTTTCAGGGTCGCAAAATCGAGGAAATCGTCTGGCAAGACAAAGAAGACCCCCTAAATACTTGGAACCATCACATTGAAAAAATTAACCGACGCGAGGCGCCTAAAGGGGTGTCCAGTGCGCTCATCGAAGAGCGGGAGATCGCTGGAATCGGAGTGTGGTGTAAAACGGTACTATACTTCAATGAACCGTTGGATCCCCACTATGGCGCCATGGATTTGTTGCTCAATACGGGTCCAACCGGCTTATGGATCAAGGCGTGGGACAAAAAGCTCTCTGCCAAGGAGACGATCTATGAAATTTCCACCGACATCGCCCGGGCCTATCGTGCCCCGGAAAAGCGGTTCAACCGTGTCGAGGTCGTCGACGGCCGCGATGCCTTTTACCTGCGGTACGGTGCCGTCGATCTGCCCTTCGAATATAAAGAGAGCGTGGATATCGTCTTTCGGGAACATGCGTTGGACGATCGGCTCAAAATTCATATCATGACCTGGGTGGTGCACGAGGAAAACAAGATCGGCCTGTTGGAGCGGGCGGCCAACTCCCTGATGATGAAGCTCGTCGGAGATCTGAAGATCGAGAAGCTGCGTTCCGGCCAGCGCACGGTCGCAGGCCTGCCGGGCGAAGAGTTGATCGAAAGATTTACGGAAAACGGCCGCAATACCCTGTCCTTCACCTGGATGCATTTGGGGAAAAAGGATTCCGCCCATTGGCCCAGGGTCGTCGTCGATATGGAATCCAGGGACGGACACCTGGAAGAAAAACTATACCTGTGGGATGCGCTCCTCGATTCCATGTGCGCGGCAGGCAGACAGGATCGCTGA
- a CDS encoding PAAR domain-containing protein — protein MKEDPLPGLARLGDKARAEKDSHGCPECSHTVIGPAVTGSDTVLINQKPALRLGDTGKHAQCCGANVWTVAGASQSIYIDGRPAARVGDITRHCGGMGAIVEGSPDIEAGE, from the coding sequence ATGAAGGAGGACCCCTTGCCCGGTTTGGCCCGGCTCGGAGACAAGGCCCGCGCGGAAAAAGACAGCCACGGGTGTCCGGAATGCAGCCATACGGTGATCGGCCCCGCCGTGACCGGGTCCGACACCGTCCTGATCAATCAAAAACCCGCATTGCGATTGGGCGACACGGGAAAGCACGCCCAGTGCTGCGGCGCCAATGTCTGGACCGTGGCCGGGGCGAGCCAGTCGATTTATATCGACGGCCGGCCAGCAGCCCGGGTGGGCGACATCACCCGGCATTGCGGCGGCATGGGCGCTATCGTGGAGGGCAGCCCTGACATCGAAGCCGGCGAATAA